The Dasypus novemcinctus isolate mDasNov1 chromosome 12, mDasNov1.1.hap2, whole genome shotgun sequence genome includes a window with the following:
- the LOC131280546 gene encoding endogenous retrovirus group K member 24 Gag polyprotein-like: MGASLSSRQVPQVRLLAALLETHHVKVSLRQLQRYWDLLLPFNPWLVTCALWSPETYERLIQRVTSAMERDQPPVPSWPVPGSDVATPPSWPEARSDVRRDVTVPPSWPIRNTVAAAPSWPAPGGTANASPPWPASPPACPSNSGSVVNPPPPAYDTAFLTPPTPPLAQMFPLNPARTPQNPQAWIPFSPKDIQMLRNAIKEDGLARPHAQDILERMAIPRCIPYDWISLARAVLSPRQFIDWRAHLGVLIDNQIADNARQGVHYPANAFLGLGPYGDPSAYTATPGFFIQLRDCVFKAFRSCAAAAPEPLAKLFQKPDEPFNEFVARVQGAAERRVTGAAAKESFVKDLLQEGANPACKAIIRPLHDRPLQDWVLACSGVSGQTTALAAALVAAVQTTNTCFRSDDTSSCPVEPA; encoded by the exons ATGGGAGCCTCTCTCTCGTCCCGCCAAGTCCCTCAAGTACGTTTACTCGCGGCCCTTTTAGAAACTCACCACGTcaaggtctctctccgtcagctacagcggtattgggaccttctcctaccctttaacccttggctcgtcacctgtgctctctggagtcCAGAGACCTatgaacgtttaattcagcgggtgacgtccgctatggagcgcgatc agcctccggtgccatcttggcctgtgccTGGTAGTGACGTGGCCACTCCaccatcttggcccgaggccagaagtgatgtcaggcgtgacgtcaccgtgccgccatcttggccaatcagaaacaccgttgccgccgcgccctcctggccagcgcccggtggcaccgccaatgcttcacctccatggcccgcttcacctcccgcctgccccagcaatagcgggagcgtcgtgaatcctcctccaccagcgtacgacaccgcctttctcacccctcccactccgcctctggctcagatgttccccctcaatcctgcTCGCACTCCGCAAAACCCACAAGCATGGatccccttttcccccaaagacatccaaatgctccgcaacgcgatcaaagaggatggccttgccaggcctcatgcccaagacattctcgagcgtatggccatccctcgctgcatcccttacgattggatctccctagcccgagcggttctctcccccaggcaattcattgactggcgagcccatctcggtgtcctaatcgacaatcagattgctgacaatgctcgtcagggtgtgcacTACCCTGCAAACGCCTTCCTCGGCCTCGGCCCCTACGGCGACCCCAGCGCTTACACAGCTACTCCCGGATTTTTCATCCAGCTTCGCGATTGTGTCTTCAAAGCCTTCCGCTCTTGTGCCGCAGCCGCCCCTGAACCCCTcgccaaactcttccaaaagccTGACGAGCCCTTCAACGAGTTTGTCGCACGTGTGCAAGGCGCAGCCGAAAGGCGCGTCACTGGCGCCGCTGCTAAGGAGTCCTTCGTCAAAGATCTCCTACAAGAGGGAGCTAATCCAGCCTGCAAGGCCATTATCCGTCCCCTTCATGACAGGCccctccaagactgggtccttgCTTGCTCCGGAGTCTCCGGCCAAACCACCGCCCTCGCTGCCGCCCTTGTTGCCGCCGTCCAAACCACCAATACATGTTTCCGTTCTG ATGACACCTCCAGttgcccagtcgagcccgcctga